In one Fluviispira vulneris genomic region, the following are encoded:
- a CDS encoding aminotransferase class I/II-fold pyridoxal phosphate-dependent enzyme, which produces MKSVNEEQKKNWNFNIDQFLHNCTLSSSHAFEGLKNLLQYLEDPQTREKARVALSELNKYFLKLESSHDAISKYYFSIDKLITDGEENSPNSLLLLQLPSIFIPEDWSFTFYEGLTRYPISEFHHRTLAELGCGNGWITIALAKKCFPQFIYGLDINPRAIVCAKINLYLNGLDERGKPYIDSEGKTLFDRVQFQVSDLLEYCLSNHIQLDKVIGCIPQVLAPDSHSLPNIIHDNVEDESLFSLSNYCSKQGYIEDQFGLGLIARAVEESLEIMKPAGKIILNLGGRPGKAVLDRLLTRRGFKTSVVWKTKIEQAGDTDILPLVEIEQSTSHRFEFYMGANSEESISARTAYIYAMNGGNVFHSLQVVEAEMRDNLKMKKILRLLKKEDYIAARSGFDLTYSDRSLVDEKISFLAKLSEKLNNEDAIEYQDVRGETGFRRHIAEYFRTYWRVPITAKSVVIAPSRYTFVKNILSMYNVEKALVDKDFYQDLPAEWLDLSTQKSKNMFILESPKQSELLCKLIVNFEPQVVICSISEAELRSQDSFRRLIETSQKYGVRLFVDFSNGMELSSAPLVNGIFEYISEQKLPMHVSLFCGLIRNRIYSDLEIAFLISENETLLSALCNVAEMTFSRASLIIQEYYNTILFDLLNFHVRNTKRERTYVPRLPQPEGILFLEKFRGFSDNCNRSFHHPSIFYSHPALDKNSVRLDYGENVYSSPNFLKAAIFEGFVRQNIAQLELQMEPEILNYINFKFDLGDAKNENIVVANGVAPLFSGISEYCALNDHILLFPSGSYGYFIASAQFYGTNILSFKTSVKNNFKIDTGDLRETLIQQNKKVWIFLNAPVVNPTGAIYTQDEILEIFKIAAEFDSVIIMDTIFSGLEFQADYNKYSISRIIMQIEKDFGKDKLSFILLGGVSKELAAGGLRVGYGYGNKLFLQTALRKGITNSLPMNIKYAIKRIFKTLNLQSEHVKNHFAKQRSFLEKRATRLSSVLQQTGWKPLSSNGGLFLIAKPENIIGKNILIKKENIETKTAINGKNIHEILFNSTGLLINGADWIEVPEYCRFVLSVSDYEFDSAIEKLKLFWSLIAMEE; this is translated from the coding sequence CTATCTTCTTCACATGCTTTTGAAGGATTAAAAAATCTTCTTCAATATTTGGAAGATCCACAAACTCGAGAAAAAGCAAGAGTTGCTCTGTCAGAATTAAATAAATATTTTTTAAAACTAGAATCAAGTCATGACGCAATAAGTAAATATTATTTTTCTATAGATAAATTAATAACAGATGGAGAAGAAAATAGTCCAAATAGTCTGTTACTTCTTCAATTACCAAGTATTTTTATTCCAGAAGATTGGTCATTTACCTTTTATGAGGGACTCACGCGCTATCCTATATCAGAATTTCATCACAGAACTTTAGCAGAATTAGGCTGTGGAAATGGTTGGATTACAATTGCTCTGGCAAAAAAATGTTTTCCCCAATTTATATATGGGTTAGATATCAATCCAAGAGCAATTGTCTGTGCCAAAATTAATTTATATTTAAACGGACTTGATGAAAGAGGCAAACCTTATATCGATTCTGAGGGCAAAACTCTTTTTGATCGAGTTCAATTTCAAGTTTCAGATTTATTAGAATATTGTTTAAGCAATCACATTCAACTTGATAAAGTGATAGGATGTATTCCACAAGTTTTAGCTCCAGACTCGCATTCATTGCCCAATATTATTCATGATAATGTTGAAGATGAATCTTTGTTTTCATTAAGTAATTACTGTTCAAAACAAGGCTATATAGAAGATCAATTTGGTTTGGGTCTCATAGCAAGAGCTGTCGAAGAGTCTTTAGAAATTATGAAACCCGCTGGTAAAATAATATTAAACTTAGGGGGTAGGCCTGGTAAAGCTGTGCTTGATCGTTTGTTAACTCGGCGTGGATTTAAAACATCTGTCGTTTGGAAAACAAAAATAGAACAAGCAGGAGATACTGATATATTACCATTAGTTGAAATAGAGCAAAGTACATCTCATCGCTTTGAGTTTTATATGGGTGCTAATTCTGAAGAATCCATTTCAGCTCGCACTGCATATATTTATGCAATGAATGGTGGGAATGTATTTCATTCACTGCAAGTTGTAGAAGCAGAAATGCGCGACAACTTAAAAATGAAAAAAATTCTCCGTCTTTTAAAAAAAGAAGATTATATAGCAGCTCGCAGTGGCTTTGATTTAACCTACTCGGATCGCTCTCTCGTAGATGAAAAAATATCATTTTTGGCAAAATTATCTGAAAAATTAAATAATGAAGATGCTATTGAATATCAGGATGTTCGCGGAGAAACTGGTTTTAGAAGACATATCGCTGAGTATTTTCGAACATATTGGCGTGTTCCAATAACTGCAAAGAGTGTTGTTATTGCTCCTTCACGTTATACTTTTGTAAAAAATATATTATCAATGTATAATGTTGAAAAAGCCTTAGTAGACAAAGATTTCTATCAAGATTTACCTGCAGAGTGGTTAGATCTTTCTACTCAAAAATCTAAAAATATGTTTATTTTGGAATCACCAAAACAAAGCGAATTACTTTGTAAATTAATTGTCAATTTTGAACCACAAGTGGTTATTTGTTCTATTTCAGAAGCGGAGTTAAGAAGTCAAGATTCTTTTAGAAGATTAATTGAAACTTCACAAAAATATGGAGTGAGGCTTTTTGTAGATTTTAGCAATGGTATGGAGTTATCGAGTGCTCCTTTGGTCAATGGAATATTTGAATATATTTCAGAACAAAAACTACCTATGCATGTTTCATTATTTTGTGGACTTATTCGAAATAGAATTTATTCCGATTTAGAAATTGCATTTTTAATAAGTGAAAATGAAACTCTCTTATCAGCTTTGTGTAATGTTGCCGAAATGACTTTCAGCCGAGCATCACTCATTATTCAAGAATACTATAACACAATTTTATTTGATTTACTTAACTTCCATGTCAGGAATACGAAACGTGAAAGAACTTATGTACCACGCTTGCCTCAGCCAGAGGGAATCCTATTTTTAGAAAAATTTAGGGGATTTTCAGACAATTGCAATCGATCCTTTCATCACCCTTCTATATTTTATTCTCATCCTGCTTTAGATAAAAATTCAGTCAGACTTGATTATGGTGAAAATGTTTATTCGTCACCAAACTTTTTAAAAGCTGCAATTTTTGAAGGATTTGTTAGACAAAATATTGCTCAACTTGAATTGCAAATGGAGCCAGAAATATTAAATTATATTAATTTTAAGTTCGATCTTGGAGATGCAAAAAATGAAAATATTGTTGTTGCCAATGGGGTTGCCCCACTTTTTTCTGGAATTTCTGAATATTGTGCATTAAATGATCATATCTTATTATTTCCTTCAGGATCCTATGGTTATTTTATTGCTTCTGCGCAGTTTTATGGAACAAATATATTGAGTTTTAAGACTTCTGTAAAAAATAATTTTAAAATTGATACAGGGGATTTAAGAGAAACTTTAATTCAGCAAAACAAAAAAGTTTGGATATTTTTAAATGCACCTGTGGTGAATCCTACTGGAGCAATTTACACACAAGATGAAATATTAGAAATTTTTAAAATTGCTGCTGAGTTTGATTCCGTCATTATTATGGACACTATTTTTTCTGGATTAGAATTTCAAGCAGATTATAATAAATATAGTATTTCTAGAATTATAATGCAAATTGAAAAAGATTTTGGAAAGGATAAATTATCATTTATTTTATTAGGCGGGGTTTCTAAAGAACTTGCAGCAGGAGGATTGAGAGTTGGCTATGGCTATGGAAATAAACTATTTTTACAAACAGCATTAAGAAAGGGGATAACAAATTCTTTGCCAATGAATATTAAGTATGCAATCAAAAGAATTTTTAAAACATTAAATTTACAAAGTGAGCATGTAAAAAATCATTTTGCAAAGCAAAGATCATTTCTTGAAAAAAGAGCTACACGTTTAAGCAGTGTATTACAGCAAACGGGTTGGAAGCCTTTGTCATCAAATGGTGGGTTATTTTTAATTGCAAAACCTGAAAATATAATAGGCAAAAATATTTTAATTAAAAAAGAAAATATAGAAACTAAAACTGCTATTAATGGTAAAAATATTCATGAAATATTATTTAATTCAACAGGACTTCTAATAAATGGTGCGGATTGGATTGAAGTCCCTGAATATTGTCGATTTGTTCTTTCTGTGTCTGATTATGAATTCGATAGTGCAATTGAAAAATTAAAATTATTTTGGAGTTTAATTGCTATGGAGGAATAA
- the acs gene encoding acetate--CoA ligase, which produces MSKSDNQKPSIENLLHENRKFKPQKKLFSNYFLQDMSHYLKLYKNSIKNPEAFWAKMALEHLDFFNKWKKIFEWKDYKAQWFLGASLNASYNCVDRHVQTDRKNKAALIWEGEPGETRTLTYLQLLLEVSKCANMLKGIGLHKGDKVAIYMPLIPEAVIAMLACTRIGVVHTVVFGGFSSSSLRDRIIDSNCKVLITADGGFRKGSAVKMKEMADEALKETPSIKNVIVVKRTNEKINMLPKRDIWWHELAMNYSDSCVAEKLPSEHPLFILYTSGTTGKPKGLLHTTAGYLLGVTLTAKYLFDLKETDIYWCTADVGWVTGHSYLVYGPLSCGATVFMYEGAPIYPEPDRFWKMIAKHKITILYTAPTAIRSFIRLGRELPQKHDLSSLRLLGTVGEPINPEAWIWYYEVIGRKKCPIVDTWWQTETGAAMIAPFSGVTPTKPGSATLPMFGIEPIILNKDGSPAKKKDGGFLCIKKPWPYMARTIYGDHERYKKTYWQEIEGVYFTGDGAHQDKDGYFWIMGRVDDVINVSGHRLGTMEIESAAVEHPLVAECAVVGRPDAIKGQGIVAFITLKKSANITPMLKEEIAKFIIKQIGALARPDEIRFSDSLPKTRSGKIMRRLLRELATTGDIKGDTTTLEDFSVLEKLREKDED; this is translated from the coding sequence ATGTCTAAGAGTGACAATCAAAAACCATCTATTGAGAATTTGCTACATGAAAATAGAAAATTTAAGCCTCAGAAGAAATTATTTTCTAATTATTTTTTGCAGGATATGTCGCATTATTTGAAATTATATAAAAATTCAATCAAAAATCCTGAGGCATTTTGGGCTAAAATGGCTCTAGAACATTTAGATTTTTTTAATAAATGGAAAAAAATTTTTGAATGGAAAGATTATAAGGCCCAATGGTTTTTAGGTGCTTCTTTAAATGCTTCTTATAATTGTGTAGATCGGCATGTACAAACAGACAGAAAAAATAAAGCTGCCCTTATATGGGAAGGGGAGCCAGGAGAAACTCGCACTTTAACATATTTACAGCTTTTACTAGAGGTCTCGAAATGTGCAAATATGTTAAAAGGAATTGGTTTGCATAAAGGGGATAAAGTTGCAATTTATATGCCGCTTATTCCTGAAGCTGTCATTGCAATGTTAGCCTGCACAAGAATTGGAGTTGTGCATACAGTTGTGTTTGGCGGATTTAGCAGTTCATCTTTACGAGATCGGATAATTGACTCCAATTGTAAAGTACTTATTACTGCAGATGGAGGCTTTCGCAAAGGTTCTGCAGTGAAAATGAAAGAAATGGCCGATGAAGCTCTGAAAGAAACTCCATCAATAAAAAATGTTATTGTTGTTAAAAGAACTAACGAAAAAATAAATATGTTACCTAAACGAGATATTTGGTGGCATGAACTTGCAATGAATTATTCTGATTCTTGTGTTGCAGAAAAATTACCCTCGGAGCATCCTTTATTTATATTATATACCAGTGGGACGACTGGTAAGCCAAAAGGATTATTGCATACCACAGCTGGATATTTATTGGGAGTTACCTTAACAGCTAAATATTTATTTGATCTTAAAGAAACAGATATTTATTGGTGCACTGCTGATGTTGGTTGGGTCACAGGGCACAGCTATCTCGTTTATGGTCCTCTCAGTTGCGGTGCAACAGTTTTTATGTATGAAGGCGCTCCTATTTATCCTGAACCAGATCGCTTTTGGAAAATGATAGCAAAGCATAAAATCACTATTCTCTATACTGCACCTACTGCTATACGGTCATTTATTCGTTTAGGTAGGGAACTACCACAAAAACATGATTTATCGAGTTTAAGATTGCTCGGGACCGTTGGCGAGCCAATCAACCCCGAAGCGTGGATATGGTACTACGAGGTTATTGGTCGAAAAAAATGCCCGATTGTTGATACCTGGTGGCAAACAGAAACGGGTGCAGCTATGATTGCCCCTTTTTCTGGAGTGACACCGACGAAACCTGGCAGCGCGACACTGCCTATGTTTGGTATTGAGCCCATAATTCTTAATAAAGATGGAAGTCCTGCTAAGAAAAAAGATGGAGGGTTTTTATGCATCAAAAAGCCTTGGCCCTACATGGCACGCACAATTTATGGTGATCATGAACGTTATAAAAAAACTTATTGGCAAGAAATTGAGGGAGTCTATTTTACTGGGGATGGTGCTCACCAAGACAAAGATGGTTATTTCTGGATAATGGGCCGGGTTGACGACGTGATCAACGTCAGTGGGCACAGACTTGGGACAATGGAAATTGAAAGTGCAGCGGTAGAGCATCCTTTGGTTGCAGAATGTGCAGTCGTTGGCCGCCCCGATGCAATTAAGGGACAAGGTATTGTTGCTTTTATAACTCTAAAAAAATCAGCAAATATAACTCCCATGCTTAAGGAAGAGATAGCAAAATTCATCATTAAGCAAATAGGAGCTCTCGCACGACCAGATGAAATTCGTTTTAGTGATTCTTTACCCAAAACTCGTAGCGGTAAAATAATGCGAAGACTACTTAGAGAGCTTGCAACAACGGGTGATATAAAAGGTGACACAACGACGCTTGAAGATTTTTCAGTATTGGAAAAATTAAGAGAAAAAGATGAAGATTAG
- a CDS encoding terpene synthase family protein — protein sequence MKINTEKLIKNAREKLNYPFPHLINPFLESAENPSINWLKEYNLIENKVEYDKAVALRAWVVVSYAYPNASFEMLTLFADWINWIFLADDEYDEQLLGQDPIKISKVLGAYFNIICFKETDYNNKITIALKNLMARLKEKSNPRWLAQYQKSMEQYFEGCLKESFYRAAKEVPNLIDYLKLRLLSVGMYSFFDMIELTMSGELPQYFKISPEYFLFRDMASNVCGWANDIYSFPKEFRHGEPCNLLTSLMSHELISFEKAFEKTVDLHNQEINQFIELEKRVIAEIIDEKEMQLVQEWIDGLKNWMVGAWCWTLESGRYQVDLNDATNRVFFEDSSSERVPS from the coding sequence ATGAAGATTAATACTGAAAAATTAATTAAAAATGCAAGAGAAAAACTTAATTATCCATTCCCCCATTTAATCAATCCATTTTTGGAATCTGCTGAAAATCCCTCAATCAATTGGCTTAAGGAATATAATTTAATTGAGAATAAAGTTGAATATGATAAAGCTGTTGCATTGCGAGCTTGGGTCGTCGTTTCCTATGCATATCCAAATGCTTCTTTTGAAATGCTGACACTTTTTGCAGACTGGATCAATTGGATTTTCTTAGCAGATGATGAATATGATGAACAACTTTTAGGACAAGATCCGATTAAGATATCAAAGGTTCTTGGAGCATATTTTAATATTATTTGTTTTAAGGAAACAGACTATAATAATAAAATAACAATCGCCCTCAAAAATTTAATGGCTAGATTAAAAGAAAAATCTAATCCTCGCTGGCTTGCTCAATATCAAAAAAGTATGGAACAATATTTTGAAGGATGCTTAAAAGAGTCTTTTTATAGAGCTGCAAAAGAGGTTCCAAATCTAATTGATTATTTAAAATTGAGACTTTTATCTGTCGGAATGTATTCTTTTTTTGATATGATTGAACTAACTATGAGTGGAGAACTTCCTCAATATTTTAAAATTTCGCCTGAATATTTTTTATTTAGAGATATGGCATCAAACGTTTGTGGTTGGGCAAATGATATTTATTCATTTCCTAAAGAATTTCGGCATGGTGAACCCTGTAATTTATTAACTTCACTGATGTCGCATGAATTGATTTCTTTTGAAAAAGCTTTTGAAAAAACTGTTGATTTGCATAATCAAGAAATCAATCAATTCATAGAACTTGAAAAAAGGGTTATAGCGGAAATTATAGATGAAAAGGAAATGCAACTTGTGCAAGAATGGATCGACGGATTAAAAAATTGGATGGTCGGGGCTTGGTGTTGGACACTTGAGTCAGGTCGTTATCAAGTTGATTTAAACGATGCGACAAATCGTGTATTTTTTGAAGACTCATCGAGTGAGAGAGTTCCTTCGTGA
- a CDS encoding ATP-binding response regulator — MTSILIVDDEEMICTYLEMHFRNEGYTTYSAQNGLEGIKICQEHFPNIIISDIKMPKCDGVQFIQQIKENKDYNPVIFYMTAYSDVTIGTAYDLGVDALFKKPFQMKDILGGIKKFSKIKEEHGQIEEQKKINEIKTSENAQLTLLAELSTGISHNINNHISYITTSSYVLKKYLEKENDENDKYAKMIQISEKIHAHALMTYRIVKSMKMLARKNHSEDEKENVCLMSIIQSSIDLLEENLKLGMIKYIINCDNDIYIKCFPEQIMQVFLNLLQNSCDALSSIESPDKWIHIDVCKNGHNIEIAFTDSGCGVPENVRNRIMDPFFTTKDRGKGTGVGLSLSKRILEAHEGTLSLDESSKNTRFVASFKST; from the coding sequence ATGACATCCATTCTTATAGTTGATGATGAAGAGATGATATGTACTTACCTTGAAATGCATTTCCGCAATGAAGGATATACAACTTACAGCGCTCAGAATGGCCTTGAGGGTATTAAAATCTGTCAAGAACACTTCCCTAATATTATAATTTCCGACATTAAAATGCCAAAATGCGATGGAGTTCAATTTATTCAACAGATTAAGGAAAATAAGGATTATAACCCAGTGATCTTTTATATGACTGCTTATTCTGATGTTACAATTGGAACAGCCTACGATCTGGGTGTGGATGCACTCTTCAAAAAACCATTCCAAATGAAGGATATTTTAGGAGGGATTAAAAAATTTTCTAAGATTAAAGAAGAACATGGTCAAATAGAAGAACAGAAGAAAATTAATGAGATAAAAACTTCAGAAAATGCCCAATTGACCTTACTTGCTGAACTTTCAACAGGTATTTCACATAATATCAATAATCATATTTCATACATAACAACCTCCTCTTACGTTCTCAAAAAATATTTGGAAAAAGAAAATGACGAAAACGATAAATATGCAAAAATGATTCAAATCTCAGAAAAAATACATGCGCACGCTCTTATGACCTATCGTATAGTTAAAAGTATGAAAATGCTTGCAAGAAAAAACCATTCTGAGGACGAAAAAGAAAATGTTTGTCTCATGTCTATTATTCAAAGTTCAATTGATTTACTTGAAGAGAATCTTAAATTAGGCATGATAAAATATATTATAAATTGCGATAATGATATTTATATTAAATGCTTTCCAGAACAAATTATGCAGGTTTTTTTAAACTTGCTACAAAATTCCTGCGATGCTCTTTCCTCAATTGAGTCGCCAGATAAGTGGATTCATATCGACGTTTGTAAAAATGGTCATAATATTGAAATCGCATTTACTGACTCTGGATGTGGGGTTCCTGAAAATGTAAGAAATCGTATTATGGATCCATTTTTTACAACCAAAGATAGAGGAAAAGGTACAGGAGTAGGCTTGAGTCTAAGTAAAAGAATTCTTGAAGCTCACGAAGGAACTCTCTCACTCGATGAGTCTTCAAAAAATACACGATTTGTCGCATCGTTTAAATCAACTTGA
- a CDS encoding 7TM diverse intracellular signaling domain-containing protein, with amino-acid sequence MNIDIESILQVLSNPYLNPDMEKFIWIFIGITFTVAIYSFNLFIVMKDYNYLNYFLHILSINYINFSITGFGERYIWFNYPDFTKLSLLLSHGLSVISVIVFTDYFLNLKKNSKLIHNFFKYYLILPVSMMIVSFVNFNLSLIFIPFMGISLSLALIYIPIVAIKYKLPGSVFYLLSMFSICTGGVLYSMQLLGAFEGNIFVKCSLQIGAIIEALFLSFALTARVRALQKEKEFIAKQSAIQSKKIQELVEVSFDCYWETDKKGYFRYLSENIYEQLGYGKREKVIKKPEDLFAEGAPSELKDIFIESINAKNPFREIEILTQTKEGKYLWLKANGTVKLNEKNEFDGFIGAFINATESKNKQYEEYISTNTKSLARVAGAIAHEINNPLAFLQLCIDLMMFKNPVKNANNESEKTFIDNLNKMRNSTIRISEIISKIQKMVVDEASVMPGKHLLSESVNEALKFCDGELTANKIKCEFKTPKFEKEIYTKKDDITNAIIHILQNSIEALTESINPVIKITLEEIVEEKEMVLTIYDSGKGIPISLRSSIFEPFFTTKEFKNLGLGLSQAMNYIERSGGSLTLDPLSKETKFIIKFKIPNS; translated from the coding sequence ATGAATATTGATATAGAATCAATTCTTCAAGTTTTAAGCAATCCATATTTAAATCCAGATATGGAAAAATTTATTTGGATTTTTATTGGCATAACTTTTACTGTTGCCATTTATTCTTTTAATCTTTTTATTGTTATGAAAGATTATAATTACTTAAATTATTTTCTACATATATTGTCTATCAATTATATAAATTTTTCTATAACTGGTTTTGGTGAAAGATATATCTGGTTTAATTACCCTGATTTTACGAAATTAAGTTTACTTTTGTCCCATGGATTAAGTGTGATTTCAGTTATTGTTTTTACAGATTATTTTCTGAACTTAAAAAAGAATAGTAAATTAATTCATAATTTTTTTAAATACTATCTCATTCTTCCTGTAAGTATGATGATAGTAAGTTTTGTTAATTTTAATTTATCTCTAATATTTATACCTTTTATGGGTATTTCACTTTCATTGGCTCTCATTTATATTCCAATTGTTGCAATAAAATATAAATTACCTGGTTCTGTCTTTTATTTATTATCTATGTTTTCTATCTGCACGGGAGGGGTGCTTTATTCTATGCAACTCTTAGGTGCTTTTGAAGGAAACATATTTGTTAAGTGTTCATTGCAAATTGGGGCAATAATTGAAGCGCTCTTTCTTTCATTTGCATTGACAGCAAGAGTGCGAGCTTTACAAAAAGAAAAAGAATTTATTGCAAAACAATCTGCAATACAGTCGAAAAAAATACAAGAATTGGTTGAAGTTAGTTTTGATTGTTACTGGGAAACAGATAAAAAAGGGTATTTTAGATATTTATCTGAGAATATCTATGAACAACTTGGATATGGTAAACGAGAAAAAGTCATAAAAAAACCTGAGGATTTATTTGCAGAAGGTGCACCATCAGAACTTAAAGATATATTTATAGAATCTATTAATGCTAAAAACCCTTTTCGTGAAATCGAAATTTTAACCCAGACAAAAGAGGGTAAGTATCTATGGTTGAAGGCAAATGGCACAGTAAAATTAAATGAAAAAAATGAATTTGATGGATTTATTGGTGCATTTATAAATGCGACTGAATCTAAAAATAAGCAATATGAGGAGTATATTTCAACCAATACTAAAAGTCTTGCGCGCGTTGCAGGTGCGATAGCGCATGAAATAAATAATCCTCTAGCTTTTTTACAACTCTGTATAGATTTAATGATGTTTAAAAATCCAGTAAAAAATGCGAATAATGAAAGTGAAAAAACTTTTATAGACAATTTAAATAAGATGCGAAATAGTACGATCAGGATTTCAGAAATAATCAGTAAGATTCAGAAAATGGTAGTTGATGAAGCGAGTGTTATGCCTGGAAAGCATTTACTTTCTGAGTCTGTAAATGAAGCGCTCAAATTTTGTGATGGAGAATTAACTGCAAACAAAATAAAATGCGAATTTAAAACTCCTAAATTTGAGAAAGAAATTTATACTAAAAAAGATGATATTACCAATGCAATTATTCATATTTTGCAAAACTCAATTGAAGCATTAACTGAATCCATAAATCCGGTGATAAAGATTACATTAGAAGAAATAGTAGAAGAGAAAGAAATGGTATTAACAATATATGATAGTGGGAAAGGTATACCAATTTCATTGCGTTCTAGCATTTTTGAACCCTTTTTTACTACAAAAGAATTCAAAAATTTGGGCTTAGGGCTGTCTCAAGCTATGAATTATATTGAAAGAAGTGGTGGGTCATTGACTCTGGACCCTCTTTCAAAAGAAACCAAATTTATCATAAAATTCAAAATCCCGAACAGTTAG
- the asnA gene encoding aspartate--ammonia ligase, which yields MSLSVISCSKSPFSAVELKKTEKQIHFLKTFFAETLAETLHLSKVSSPLFVEAGTGINDDLNGVEAPASFYIPEYSPTKRIEVVQSLAKWKRMMLKHYEFSVGEGLYTDMRAIRPQDVIDATHSAYVDQWDWELCIAKEQRTLAFLKETVKKIYTSIKQTEARFAAVFQDTKPILPEEITFIHTEELEEMYPTLSAKQREHEICKKHGAVFLIGIGGALKSGLPHDGRAPDYDDWTTPSTEKFKGLNGDILVWHPVLETAFELSSMGIRVDIEALQKQLKITGQEERSKLLFHSMLLQGELPFSLGGGIGQSRLMMFLLRKSHISQVQAAVF from the coding sequence ATGTCTCTTAGTGTTATTTCGTGCTCAAAATCTCCTTTTTCTGCTGTTGAACTTAAAAAAACAGAAAAGCAAATTCATTTTCTGAAGACTTTTTTCGCAGAAACTCTTGCTGAGACATTACATTTGTCTAAAGTTTCTTCACCACTTTTTGTAGAAGCAGGTACAGGAATTAACGATGATTTAAACGGTGTAGAAGCTCCCGCTTCATTCTATATTCCAGAATATAGCCCAACAAAAAGAATTGAAGTTGTACAGTCTCTTGCAAAATGGAAAAGAATGATGCTTAAACATTATGAATTTTCTGTGGGAGAAGGCCTTTATACAGATATGCGAGCTATTCGTCCTCAAGATGTAATAGATGCAACACACTCTGCATATGTGGATCAATGGGACTGGGAATTATGTATTGCAAAAGAACAGCGTACTCTCGCTTTTCTTAAAGAAACAGTGAAAAAAATATATACAAGTATCAAACAAACTGAAGCACGTTTTGCAGCGGTTTTTCAAGATACTAAGCCTATATTACCAGAAGAAATTACTTTTATTCATACTGAAGAACTTGAAGAAATGTACCCAACTTTGAGTGCAAAACAGAGAGAACATGAAATATGTAAAAAACACGGTGCCGTTTTCTTAATTGGCATTGGTGGTGCTTTAAAAAGTGGTTTACCCCATGATGGGCGTGCACCTGATTATGATGATTGGACAACACCATCCACCGAGAAGTTCAAAGGTCTGAATGGCGATATTTTAGTTTGGCATCCCGTTTTAGAAACTGCATTCGAGCTTTCTTCTATGGGAATTCGTGTCGATATTGAGGCATTACAAAAACAATTAAAAATAACAGGTCAAGAAGAACGTTCTAAACTTTTATTTCATTCAATGTTGTTACAAGGAGAGTTACCATTTTCATTGGGAGGCGGAATTGGTCAATCGCGTCTTATGATGTTTTTACTTAGAAAAAGTCACATATCTCAAGTACAAGCAGCGGTATTTTAA